A region of Haliotis asinina isolate JCU_RB_2024 chromosome 9, JCU_Hal_asi_v2, whole genome shotgun sequence DNA encodes the following proteins:
- the LOC137296225 gene encoding insulin-like growth factor-binding protein complex acid labile subunit, with the protein MRTLLLLISILTSAAIVSAMEWPIEGTCSPCQCSVQKSKYSYGLVKLVNCSGLGLTRLPARLPRDLDCLDLSNNNIDIATVDPVCDFEFLQYLSLAQNTFTSIDWYLFSNCSLLRKLDLTGSSIFHLKNGSFTGLDNLQTIYGLEAMSVEVGVFMNLQKLKTLELTFLGETIPEMIFTGLIVETLHLTLYKVEKIPQQLLEFGEKTLQVISIYGPEVSFVYENFLRGLTVLRKVHLNMPKLVSLPERIFNNFGVVTEDSDPRNLQEIVLMSMNSVPGTIFNDLESLHRLEIHDVNEITSSDIFDDLVNLEVLDLTRSNINQIPNGWFSNLYSLKTLNLSQSNLREIDEGSMDGLINLKTLDLSMNALRSIPLKAFDPLRKSVQNLHLSGNILKEIDDQLFRNMLALQYLDLSDNKISSVSSDAFFDLKLLNSLQLQENKLAYLPVNLFNHQPNLQVLHLGANSFQRFPVSVLKSAGFLLRLYLDDNKIPSAPPSLSTDLPYLEYLSVMNNPVQCRCRLLSLRLYMPNLYIDGICVAPRAYARSHVMSFVVPENCKGPRPIPEVKPKIPEITFTSMPGPAPPPAEKDYKENNYYYGNNYYYYSDYYYQHDSNQYYVDLQSDDKASSSSIGDTGIGTRSWKDQEVSATTTNATDRMTDAVTSSLDSMMSQVYSSGTSEPPHLHGSTDVMISLPISPTPTLTRVFENNETESLVVTTSILKAATGMSCTSQTCSSDPLYGHSYISDSETLDIERRSCSDDSCETMTTDVFSDGPPPADSAAECDGRSGSSSSSHRTNNTEDVGKDMDRTAVITSRLFSSSLRGQSTKATGLPTSSHIKISPTSTVDMVDDNTAVLERPHGGTVTGLGTGLSVTMKAVVGVLGVGAFICICVTMWWLRNQVKTRRMYEVTPSSTVV; encoded by the coding sequence ATGAGGACCCTTCTTCTGTTGATATCCATCTTGACGTCAGCGGCAATAGTGTCGGCAATGGAATGGCCAATTGAAGGGACCTGTTCTCCTTGCCAGTGTTCTGTGCAAAAGAGCAAATACTCTTATGGATTGGTGAAGTTAGTGAATTGTTCTGGCCTTGGATTGACACGACTACCTGCACGCCTGCCAAGAGATTTAGACTGCCTTGATCTATCAAACAACAATATTGACATTGCAACAGTTGACCCTGTTTGTGATTTTGAATTTTTGCAATACCTGTCCCTTGCTCAGAATACCTTCACTTCCATTGATTGGTATCTATTTTCAAATTGTTCACTCCTGAGAAAACTTGATCTGACTGGAAGCAGCATTTTTCATTTAAAGAATGGATCCTTCACTGGACTCGACAACCTTCAAACAATATATGGATTGGAGGCCATGTCAGTTGAGGTAGGGGTTTTCATGAATCTGCAAAAATTGAAAACTCTGGAATTGACTTTTTTAGGAGAAACCATTCCAGAAATGATTTTTACAGGTCTCATTGTGGAGACACTACATTTGACTCTatacaaagttgaaaaaatcCCCCAACAGCTTCTTGAATTTGGAGAAAAGACTCTTCAGGTCATCAGCATCTATGGTCCAGAAGTTTCATTTGTTTATGAGAACTTTCTCCGAGGATTGACTGTTCTCAGAAAGGTGCACCTGAATATGCCAAAGCTGGTTAGTTTGCCTGAGAGAATCTTCAATAATTTTGGTGTTGTCACTGAAGATAGTGACCCAAGGAATCTGCAGGAGATAGTTCTTATGTCAATGAATAGTGTCCCTGGAACTATTTTTAATGACTTGGAAAGTCTACATAGACTTGAAATACATGATGTGAATGAAATTACATCTTCTGATATCTTTGATGACCTTGTAAATTTAGAAGTTCTTGATTTGACCAGAAGCAATATCAACCAGATTCCAAATGGATGGTTTTCAAACCTGTACAGCCTTAAAACTCTGAATTTGAGTCAGAGCAATCTTCGTGAAATAGACGAGGGTTCTATGGATGGACTCATTAACTTGAAAACTTTGGACCTGTCAATGAACGCTCTACGTAGTATTCCTCTAAAAGCTTTTGATCCATTGAGGAAATCAGTTCAGAATCTTCACCTGAGTGGGAACATCCTGAAAGAGATTGATGACCAGCTGTTTAGAAATATGCTTGCATTGCAATACTTGGATCTGAGTGACAACAAAATTTCTTCAGTATCAAGTGATGCATTTTTCGACTTGAAACTCTTAAACAGTCTACAGTTGCAGGAAAACAAGCTTGCATATCTACCAGTCAACCTGTTTAACCACCAACCCAACCTACAAGTTCTTCACCTTGGAGCAAACTCATTCCAACGTTTTCCGGTATCTGTCTTGAAATCTGCAGGATTTCTGCTTCGACTGTACCTTGATGACAACAAGATTCCATCAGCACCTCCGAGCCTATCAACTGACTTGCCCTACTTGGAGTATCTCTCTGTGATGAACAATCCTGTACAGTGTCGATGTAGACTGTTGAGTTTAAGATTATACATGCCAAACTTGTACATTGATGGGATATGTGTGGCTCCAAGAGCTTATGCCAGGAGCCATGTGATGTCATTTGTAGTTCCTGAAAATTGTAAAGGCCCAAGACCGATACCAGAAGTAAAGCCTAAAATTCCTGAAATAACATTTACATCTATGCCTGGTCCAGCTCCACCACCTGCAGAGAAAGACTACAAGGAGAACAATTACTACTATGgaaacaattattattattattctgatTACTATTACCAGCATGACTCGAATCAGTATTATGTGGATCTTCAAAGTGATGATAAAGCATCATCAAGTTCAATAGGTGATACAGGAATAGGAACGCGGTCATGGAAAGATCAGGAAGTATCAGCAACTACCACAAATGCAACTGACAGGATGACAGATGCTGTGACATCATCTCTTGATTCAATGATGTCCCAGGTATACTCAAGTGGTACATCTGAGCCACCTCATCTGCATGGATCTACCGATGTGATGATAAGTTTACCCATCTCACCGACTCCAACACTGACTCgagtgtttgaaaataatgaaacagaGTCATTAGTTGTAACAACATCCATCCTGAAAGCAGCAACTGGTATGTCCTGCACATCCCAAACATGTTCATCAGATCCACTGTATGGACATTCATATATATCAGATTCAGAGACTCTGGATATAGAAAGACGATCCTGCTCAGATGATTCCTGTGAAACCATGACAACTGATGTTTTCTCTGATGGTCCTCCTCCAGCAGATTCTGCAGCTGAATGTGATGGAAGATCGGGATCCTCCTCCTCTTCACATAGGACCAACAACACTGAGGATGTTGGCAAAGATATGGACAGGACAGCGGTCATTACATCCAGGTTGTTTTCCTCATCATTGCGAGGTCAGAGCACTAAAGCAACTGGTTTGCCAACATCAAGCCATATTAAGATTTCTCCGACTAGCACCGTGGACATGGTTGATGACAACACAGCAGTTTTAGAGAGGCCACATGGGGGAACTGTTACAGGTCTGGGCACTGGATTGAGTGTAACCATGAAGGCAGTGGTTGGTGTACTGGGCGTGGGAGCTTtcatatgtatttgtgttacaATGTGGTGGCTAAGGAACCAGGTGAAAACTCGAAGGATGTATGAGGTTACTCCGTCCAGTACAGTTGTGTGA